DNA sequence from the Mus caroli chromosome X, CAROLI_EIJ_v1.1, whole genome shotgun sequence genome:
CGCTTCCCAGGCTGTTTCTGACAAGGACTGGCCAGAAACCCCGATAATAGCCCAGTGACAGCCTGCCCCAGAGCCCGTAAGAATTGAATTCCTTGAGAATGCTGAAGGTGCTAGGGAAGCAAGCTTGCTTTCGAGCATCTTGAAGCACATTCTGTACTCTTTCAAAGGGGCTGAGTGCTACAGCTTCTACTACACCTGACATGAGCCCCGCAGTCCAGCGCTGTCCGAGGGAGTGCGGCCCAACCGGGGAAAGAAAGCACAGCAAACTATCATAAGTGCCAAACAACAGAGTCCCTTGGAGGGTcttggagagaagaggagggtagATGCCCCGGTAGAAGTACTGAGGGCCTTCATGCCAAAGCTGTTTCACAGCCTCTGACACGGCCACAGCATGGATCTGCTGCCGGAACACAACCTTATAGATAGGAAAGGTCAGGAAAGTAGACATAAAGTTGGAAATCGCCCCAAGGGTGTAGGCCTGTGACTGCCAGCTTTTCGTTCCTGGAGCTTCTGCTCGGGTCCCGTGCAGCAGTTTCTTCCCAGCAGTGTTGTCCTGCTCCTCCATGCGGAACACAGATGGACACAGATGGAAGAAGCTAGCAAGAGGAGACAAGAAGTTAGGCAAAACATTTAAAGGTCTGGACAAAGGTTTTCCTGCTTTGGACAGACATCCAAGGATGAGAAACTTGGGGGTCAGGAAACACTGTTATCAGTTTCTAGAACAGACACACTCTTAGGGAATTAATACTTCATGAaccttaaatgaaaaaaatgtttacttccTTTGATAGTGTGGAGTACTTTGATGACCCGGTAAAATTCAAACATTCAAAGAATTATGATTAAGAATCATAGAaacatctgggcatggtggtgcactcctttaatcccagcactaggaagacagaggcaggcagatttctgagttcgaggccagcatggtctacagagtgagttccaggacagccaggtctacacagagaaaccctgtctccaaaaacgacccccccacaccaaaaaaaagaagaatcataGAAACCCACTGGAGaaatgtggctcagcagttaagaacactgaccgctcttccagaggccctgagttcaaatcccagcaaccacatggtggctcacatccatctgtaatgagatctgatgtcctctttttgtatatctgaagacagctacagtgtacttagatataataataaataaatatttaggcCGGACTAAATgtggccagagtgagcagggccgacCAGAACAAGCAGGgcaggagtgagcagaggtcctgaattcatttcccagcaaccacatgaatggctcactaccatctctacagctacagtgtactcatatacataaaataagtataataaatctttaaaaaacatagaaACAAGGAAAGCTGTTATCTTCAATTCTTAACTACAAAACTCAGCATTTTGAAAATGTCCCTGTATGCATGTACAAATATACCCATCCACAAAGGCTAaaagaggaagacacttgatctcctggagatacaggcagttgAGTCACCCAGTTGATGTGGGGCTATGAACTGAACCTTGGTCTTCTGCTGATCTGTTGCTGTGGATCTTATTACCTACTGCACAAGTAAGTTGTTTCTCCCTTTACCAAACTATGTCTTGCCTTGCTATGGCTGGATCCTAGGCCTCGTGAGTGCACCAAGCAAGTCTACAATCAGATTCACAGCCTCAACCCCAAAatttttttggtatgtgtgtgtggtatatgtttgttagtgtctgtatatgtgtgtgtgtgtgtgaaggtgtagatgtgtgtgggcatgtgcatacACGTGCATGGATGCATACACTAGTAGAAGTTAGAAATTGATATTGCTTTTCTTCTACAGctcctcaacttttttttttttttttaaatcagggatctcattgaacctggagctaacGAATGTGGCATGAATAGTTGACCAGAGATTTCCAGAGGTCCTCTAGTTATTGCTGTCCCAGCTCTAGGATTACATgcatgtgccaccgtgcctggcatTTTCATGTGGATGTTGTTGATTCCAGCTTGGATCCTCATGCTTGTAGAACAAGCCCTTTACTGATTCAGCCCTCTCCCCATCAAAacagttgtggggttttttttttgttgttttgtttgtttgtttgtttgttttaatgtagtaaaaatttgTGGTGTGAAGCTTTGTTTCAAAGTCGGTTATAAATTTGGGGGTGAGACCTTCCTCCCATCTACCTCTGTAGCTTCCTGCCCAAACTATAGCTGTCTCAGCAAAACACCCTACTCTCTGTGActgaaggaagggaagaacagaGGCCTCTGGACGTTCCCCCATGCCATGATGCTCAGCACCTGGCAATTTTCAAGTTTTACCTTTTATATGTAGAGCTACAGAATACGGCAGGGTTTCTCATGGTGTGCTCTACTGACATTTGGCGCAAGATCATTCGTTATTCTTAG
Encoded proteins:
- the Slc25a53 gene encoding solute carrier family 25 member 53, whose protein sequence is MEEQDNTAGKKLLHGTRAEAPGTKSWQSQAYTLGAISNFMSTFLTFPIYKVVFRQQIHAVAVSEAVKQLWHEGPQYFYRGIYPPLLSKTLQGTLLFGTYDSLLCFLSPVGPHSLGQRWTAGLMSGVVEAVALSPFERVQNVLQDARKQACFPSTFSILKEFNSYGLWGRLSLGYYRGFWPVLVRNSLGSALYFSFKDPIQDGLARQGLPHWVPALVSGSVNGTITCLILYPLMVLVANMQSHIGWQRMPSLWASAQDVWDTRGRKILLIYRGGSLIVLRSSVTWGLTTAIHDFLQRKAHTKKEMTD